A portion of the Nitrospira sp. genome contains these proteins:
- a CDS encoding OmpA family protein: MNCTIGTLSRVAFASVMLMASEGCGLKWLQSNGTEQAGSQNSRADRANSSVGGLGQWQGHAGSQNSRVDGANGSVDGSGEWQGQGVNPNFPAVTREGVRGDLSGFSQEPAEERLGHGYPATPKAYAGMNVMQHAELTKEEKAAIDAGLQDVFFSYDRWTLSENGMASLNHDAEWLMQHPGAVMKVEGHCDERGTTDYNVLLGDKRAKSARTYLIELGVNPKQVAIISYGKERPFCLDHTEPCYQQNRRGHVLLKLKK, translated from the coding sequence ATGAACTGCACTATCGGAACACTGAGTCGGGTTGCTTTCGCAAGCGTCATGCTGATGGCCAGCGAGGGCTGCGGGCTAAAGTGGCTACAATCGAATGGGACGGAGCAAGCAGGATCCCAGAATAGTCGGGCAGATAGAGCCAATAGCTCGGTCGGTGGCTTGGGGCAGTGGCAGGGACATGCAGGATCTCAGAATAGTCGGGTAGATGGAGCGAATGGCTCGGTCGATGGCTCGGGGGAGTGGCAGGGACAAGGCGTCAATCCCAACTTCCCTGCCGTGACACGCGAAGGTGTACGGGGTGACTTGAGCGGATTCTCACAAGAGCCGGCCGAAGAACGTCTAGGTCATGGGTATCCAGCCACCCCGAAAGCGTATGCCGGCATGAATGTGATGCAACATGCGGAGCTGACGAAAGAAGAGAAGGCTGCCATTGATGCTGGATTGCAGGATGTCTTTTTCAGCTATGATCGATGGACACTCTCCGAAAATGGTATGGCATCGCTGAATCATGACGCCGAATGGTTGATGCAGCATCCCGGTGCAGTGATGAAGGTCGAGGGACACTGCGATGAACGAGGAACAACCGACTATAACGTGCTGCTTGGTGACAAGCGGGCCAAAAGCGCTCGTACCTACCTGATTGAACTAGGTGTGAATCCCAAACAGGTCGCGATTATTTCCTATGGCAAGGAGCGTCCGTTTTGCTTGGATCACACGGAGCCATGCTATCAGCAGAATCGTCGAGGGCACGTGTTGCTGAAGCTCAAGAAGTAA